From Penaeus monodon isolate SGIC_2016 chromosome 6, NSTDA_Pmon_1, whole genome shotgun sequence, the proteins below share one genomic window:
- the LOC119574525 gene encoding protein lethal(2)essential for life-like: protein MENKNTTTLTEQKPVDSPKCKEDSLLPIAEKGLFFHDSFFDDIQKHFETAIDQILDTWGEAKSVSDLMNSYRRVRERNMQQENQVMAFSEDDQNHKVVLDVHDFKSGDVKVRVEDNQVVVEGRVEKEEGDFKSMKSFCRRFNFPSKVDMEAVTSAMSSDGVLTITAPKIPQAA, encoded by the exons ATGGAGAACAAAAATACTACCACCCTTACTGAACAGAAACCGGTAGACTCTCCTAAATGCAAAGAGGATTCACTTCTCCCCATCGCTGAGAAGGGACTTTTCTTCCATGATTCCTTCTTTGACGATATTCAGAAGCACTTTGAGACAGCCATCGACCAAATCCTGGATACGTGGGGAGAAGCCAAATCCGTGAGTGATCTCATGAATAGTTACAGACGTGTAAGAGAGCGCAATATGCAGCAAGAAAACCAAGTCATGGCCTTCAGCGAAGACGACCAGAATCATAAG GTTGTGCTAGATGTCCATGACTTCAAGAGTGGAGACGTTAAGGTTAGAGTGGAAGACAATCAAGTGGTGGTGGAAGGtcgagtggaaaaggaagagggcgaCTTCAAGTCCATGAAAAGCTTCTGTCGACGCTTCAACTTTCCAAGCAAAGTGGATATGGAGGCTGTAACTTCCGCAATGTCTTCCGATGGCGTTTTGACTATCACGGCTCCGAAGATTCCACAAgcagcataa